The nucleotide sequence CtcttctcccccccacccgccTGGTCCTAGTAAAGCCCTCTCTCCAACCCTGTACGGATAGGTCTCTCCCCCTTGTTCAGGTGGTTCCTTACGTGACGACAATTTTCGGCGGCCTGCGCGCAGGCAAGATGGTCACGCTCCAGGGAGTGGTCCCTCTCGACGCACGCAGGTGAGGGCGTGCTCCGTGGGGAGCTGGCGGCCCCTCTCTGCCTTCGGGGTCCCTGGGGGTCTCTGACCAGGGGTGCCCACCAGGTTCCAGGTGGACTTCCAGTGCGGCTGCAGCGTGCATCCCCGGCCGGACATCGCCATCCACTTCAATCCTCGCTTCCACACCACCAAGCCCCACGTCATCTGCAACACCCTGTACCTCGAGCGCTGGCAGGCCGAGGCCCGGTGGCCCCGCCTGGGCCTGCAGAGAGGAGCGAGCTTCCTCATCCTCTTTCTCTTcggaaatgaggaaatgaaggtgaggggggagggggtgggcctCGGGGCCTAGAACCTGCTAGACACGGCGATGCCCTTCCGCTCCTCCTTCCTTCAGCTGGATGCCCCGGGTCACTGCGTTGAGGGGCATTGCCGGGAGGGCTTGAGAACCAAGAGGCCCAAGCAGCCGCCAAGCCCAGTTCCAAGCTGCCCCTGGGCCCACACGGCCCGGTACACGGGGCAGCAAGAAGGCCCTGTCGTGCCTGGCCCTCAGGGGGCGCTACCGCCACGGTCATAGCAAGTACCTGGAGAGAGCCTGCGCTGTGCAGGACTCTGCTCCAGCCCTTCAATATCAGCTCACTGAATCCTCACCGCGTCTCTGATGAGGTGGGTCCCCACCAGGGAGGGGAGCGGAGCAGGGGCAGagcgggcagggggcagggagagagagctccACCTCGAGGCTTTCACCGCTGATGTGAACTCCTGCCAGAAAAATGCCAGGACCTTGacctccccgggggggggggggggggggggggggaaggggagctggagggagccagcagtggacagagggccctggggtgTAGGGGTCACGCGGCCTCCTGGACCTCTACTTCCTCACCTGTGGATGGGGCTGCTGGGGCCACTAGGGCAAATGAGGAACAGCTTGGGGAAAGTGctgtgtcccaggcagaggggcacagagggacagTGAGAGGTGCATTGTTTCCAAGGCCAGGTCTGCCGCCCGCCAGCTGTGCAACCTCGGGAAGGTCGCATAAGCTCCCCAAACCCTTGGGCACCTCGTCTGTAAATCGTGCCTGTCTCTTAGAGCTGGTGTCAAGTTAAATGAGGGACATTCCAGGTGAGGGTGCCCACCGTGGCCTGGCACGTATCAATTCAGTGTGCATCCGGGGCTGctgtgctgtctgtctgtccctccaggTGAGCGTGAACGGACAGCACTTTCTTCAATACCGCTACCGGCTCCCGCTGTCCCGTGTGGACACCCTGGGCATATTTGGTGACATCTTGGTGGAGGCCGTTGGGTTCCTGAACATCAACGTGAGTTCCCTTGGGGCCAACGTACATCCAAGTGGATGCCTAGACAGGCCCAGGTCCCCCTGCCGCCCCAGACAGGCCCTGTCACACCAGTTACAACCAAGGTGGAAGGGGGCCATCAAGGTGTGGGATGCGAGCGGGATGAGAAGGGGACCACAGAAGGGGACCCAAGAGCAATGGCCAGGAAATGAATCACTCGGACACTTGGCACCATGGGGCCCAAACAGCAGCTAGCTATGCCATTAGCACCcgaggagcttgttaaaaatgcagattccgaggggcacctgggcggttcagtcggttaaacgtccgatgccggctcaggtcacgatctcgcagtttatgagttcgagccccgggtcgggctctgtgctcacagctcggagcccggagcctgcttcaccttgtgtgtctccctctctcgctgcccctcccctgcccgcgctctgtccttctctctaaaaacataagtaaacattaaaaaaataaattaaaatcccgtgtgttgctttttctctttcctgacaGCCATTTGCAGAGGGCAGCATTGAGTATCCGGTCGGATATGTGAGTCTCTGGGGAGCAAGGTCGGCCCTTGCGGTTCCAGCCACACTCGCTGCTGAGCCACtgagctccctcctcccccctggcCTGACCTGGTTGATAAGAGCCAGCTGCCCCTTCCGTCCCTGCACAGTTGCCATGGATACCGCTGGCCCCACTCCAATCCCAAGCCAGCCTGGCCTTTCCTCTCCCAGACCAAACTGGGGTGGCTTGGGAAGATGGGTGGGGTAGGCTGGCTGTCCAGTATGGCCATCAGAAGATCTCtctggggggcggtgggggggttgCTTTCTGTTCCCAACCTGGGGAGGAAGCTGGGGTTGGCCTGCAGGACAGAAGGGGAGATGAGGCCCAAGGCCACATAATAAGTGAATGACAGACCCTCTCTCCAGTTCCTCCCCATTTTCCCAGAGCTGATGTGTGAATCCAAGAGGGCCCCCCTGGGGCTCCGATCATTCACCTGCATTGTCTTTAGAGAGATAAACCCCAAATgccctcaattcttttttttttttttttaatttatttttgggacagagagagacagagcatgaacgggggagggtcagagagagagggagacacagaatcggaaacaggctccaggctccgagccatcagcccagagcctgacgcggggctcaaactcacagactgcgagatcgtgacctggctgaagtcggacacttaaccgactgcgccacccaggcgcccccctcaatTCTTAATAACAATATTAGGAGGCTCTCTCCCACTGAGCAAACACCACATGATCTCCATGCCCCCCTCTCTTCCCTTGACAGCCCTTCCTGCTGAAGAGCCCCAGCCTGGTGAGTGACCTCCCGCCTGGGTCTGGTGGAGGTGTCGTCCTGGGAGggcaccccacctcccccccccacccccacccccacccccacccccgtgggaAATGGCCTCAGCACCAAAGTCTCCCCTTCCTTTATAGAAGAAACCTGTGGGCTGCGGGTGGGCCAGGCTGCTTCCTGCTGAAGCTCCCGCttcttgtcttttctccattgattcTGCACACAATTATTTGATACTCTTCTGTGCCAGGCCCGGTGCCAGGCTCTAGGATAGAGGGACTAGCCAGTCTCAGCCCTCCAATGGATCGCAggctggtgggggagacagagcagtGAACAGGCCATCACAATTCAGGGTGCAGCGCTGGGGGACATACCTGGTGCTCGGGCCCCGGGAGAGGGGGGTGGCCCCAGAGCTCTACCCTGAAGGGCCAGGGAGAGTCGAGCGCAGGAGACCACGCATGCAATAGGTGTTTCATAAATGAGCAAAGCTGAGTCTTCTCCTGGCTGCAGGCCTGACGTCAGACTTCCCCCGCTCCAGGGCTCCACGGCCCCTGGGGGGCGCCAGCCCTCCCCAAGCCCCTCTATGTGTCCCTTCTCACTTATCTCCGTCCCCCTACAGGAGGTGCCCTGCTCTCGGGCCCTTCCCAAGGGTCTCTGGCCGGGACAGGTGATCGTACTGCGGGGGCTGGTCTTGCCAGAGCCAAAGGAGTAAGTATgcagatgggagggagagagaagcagctcTGAGCCACACACTTTGCAAGGATTTCCTCTTTCGTCTCCAACACCACCGCTCAATCGCCGAGTCTGTGGTTGGGACAGGTGCTCAGGCTGCCTCCATGGCCCCGACAGCCCCAGTGCTGGGAGTATCTTCCCCGCCGGTACATCTGGGCGGGCCAACCAGCCTCTCGTCGCAGGTCCCAGCTGGGACTTCGGGAAAGGTCCTTTAAAGGCTCAGGCTGAGACCCAGAGGGCAAACTCCACCTCCCAGGGCGCCCCTGAGAGGAGGCATTGGGAGCTTGGAGCGACACACGGACCACACGGACGCTGCCTGACCTCTCCCACAGGGGGCGCTCCTGCTCCATTCCCTAAACCCCAGGGCTCCGAGCCAGActagtcttttcttcctttctcccctcctttcctccttcttgctGGAATCACGCTGGATTTCCTGACTTTTCCGGGCCAGATCCCCCGGGTTTGACTTCTGCGGAGGACGCTTCCTCCCTGTGCCCCCTCAAGGcagtttcttttcccttctgggcttcaatttccttgtctgtaaaaagTGGTCATAATACTGCCAGCTTCAGGGGTGGGTACAGGCTTAGAATTGTGCCAAGCACATAGTAAGGGCTCCACAAATGTGGTAGTGGCACAATTATCTCCgcggaggggcaggagaggaaggagcGTGCCCCGTATTCTCCCtttatgttttggttttggttttggtttttaaagcaCTGACCTCACTAGACTGTTGCCCTGCACGCTCTTGATCAGGCCTGCGAGCTCTGGGACAGGCTGGCAACACAGCCCTGGAGGGCACCGACCTCCACAGCCTGGCACAACTGGGTTGGAATCCTGGTTTTGCCTCCTATAAACTATGTGTTCTTGGGGAAGTCACTACACCTCTCTGAGGCTGGAGTCCCGAGTTTCCCCAtcagaagtaaaagagaaagatcGTCTCCGTcgtaaagggaaaatgaaaaagttccCAGCGATAGGAGGAACACCCTCCCCAACAAAACTTGGAGACACGACACCAGCTTTACATCCTAGCTCAAAGTCTAatggtcatttgtatattttttttttttgagatttaatgatctatgttaattttttatcttttttgaatccaaatatatatttttttcaggagtagaatttagtgattcatcacttacatctcccttacatatgacacccagtgatcatcccaaccagggccctccctaatgcccctcaccccctcacccccttagcccatccccccacccaacgccccaccagcaaccctcagtttgttctgtatttaggagtctcttgtggtttgtctccctctctggttttatattatttttgcttcgcttcccttatgttcatctgttgtgtttcttagattccacatatgaatgaaatcatatgatatttgcctttctctgacttatttcacttcgcataatgcactttagttccatccacgtcgttgcgaatggcacgatttcattctttttcattgtcgagtaatattccattgaatatatataccacatcttctttatccattcatcagttgatggacacttgggcacGTCCCATGCTTCGGCTATTGtcgctagtgctgctataaacattggggtgcatgttccctgtcgaaacagcacacctgtatcctttggataaatacctagcaatgCAATTCGTGgatcgtagagtagttctatttttaactttttgaggaacctccattttgttttccagagtggctgcaccagtttgcattcccaccagcagtgcaaaagacatcctctctctccgcctcctcgccaacatctgtcattgcctgagttgttaacgttagccactctgacaggtgtgaggtggtatctcattgtggttttgatttgtgtttccctgatgatgcgtgatgtggagcattttttcatgtcggttggccatctggatgtcttctttggagaagtgtctattcatgtctttggcccctttcttcactagattatttggttttggggtgttgagtttgagaagttctctatagattttggatactaaccccttatctgcatgtcatttgcaaatgtcttctcccatgcTGTtggtcgccttttagttttgttgactatttcctttgctgtgcagaagctttttatcttgatgtggtcccaatagttcatttttgcttttgtttcccctgcctctggagacatgtcaagaagtttctgcagccgaggtcaaagaagttgttgcctgttttcttgtctaggattttgatggcttcctgtcttatgtttaggtctttcatccattttgagtttatttttgtgtctggtgtaagaaaggggtccaggttcatttctctgcttgtcactgtccagctctcccaacaccatttgctgaagagactgtcttttttccattggatattctttcctgctttgtcaaagattagttggccatacttttgtgggtccatttctgggttctctattctgttccatggatctgagtgtttttgtgccagtaccatactgtcttgacgattacagctttgtaatacagcttgaagtccgggattgtgatgtctccagctttggttttctttttcaggattgctttggctattcggggtttttctggttccatccaaattttaggattgtttgttctagctctgtgatgaATGCTCGTGCTATTTTGGtaggaattgcactgaatatgtagattgctttgggtagtatcggtATGTTAACAATATTCGTTCTttcaatccataagcatggaatgtttttccatttctttgtatcatcttcaatttctttcaacagcCTGGACATTTCTCCAGGCCACTTCAGCCATGGGCCGCCCACATCAAGACATAACACGGTGCCTGGCATTTAGCAAGCCTGCAACAAATGTTGGCTGTTACTGTTGTTTTCTGGAAGCGACCGTGGCTTGAAttggacagagagaggaggagttaGAGGGCATGGAACTCGCCTGCGTTAAACATCTGTCCTTTCctctccagccctccccccaATCACTGAGGCTGTGGGGGTGTGGCTACAGCTGCTAAGAGGTTCCACAGAACTTCTCTAGGTGTCTGTGGGGGGGAGCCTGTTACCCGGCCTGGGGCTGTGCTGGACAGGGCCAAGCTGGGGTGGGAACGCTGAATTCTTAGGCCAATGGGAAGACAAAGACTTTTCTGGGGAAGCACAGGGGCAAGGGtttggggctggaggcagggtccCTGCCTTCCAAGCTTCTTCCCAGTGGTGAGCCCTTGCCGGCCCCCACCCAAGGCTGGAAATGTACGGGGCGTCCTCCTGGCCCAGGTCCAGCAGGATCCCTTTTCCACATGTTGCCCTCCCACGGGCATCCTGGCCTCCCAACTGTCAACCGCCTCCTGCTAAGGGGTCAGTCACCAGCAGCTTCGGGGGTTTTGTTTCAAAGGTGACTTTGGAAGCTCCCAAGACATGAGACAGAATCTGGCTCCCCTGTGAGGGGCAGACGCCAGGCAGCAGGAAGCCCCCCCAGATCTGGCGTCCTACATTGTTCGCATCGCAGCGCAAAGCCCCACAGCTCTTACTAGTACCAGAGTCAGTCTCGGAACTTCTTGTCCCCGTCGGTTATATGCGCCGATGAGCCTCCAGGCACAGGATTTCTGAGAGGACTCCGGAGAAGCTAACAGTAGGCGGTAAGACACCTCCTGTGTGCCGCGAACTTCTAGATCTCCCATCCCTTATCTCCTTTGTTCCTATCGGTGGCCCTATGAGATAGGTATTGTATTACATAgcggtatttttaattttatttttattattatttttttaatgcttatttatttttgagagagagagagagagacagaacgggagcagggaaggggcagagagagagagggagacccagaatccaaagcaggctccaggctctgtcagcacggtgcccgacgcggggctcgaacccacggactgtgaggtcatgacctgagttgaagtcagacactcaaccgactgagccccccccaggcgcccccatagtagTATTTTCTAAACAATAGATGGGATTCGCGTGCTTATTACATGCCAGGTCCCGTTCTCACACTTTACCTGTGTTAACTCAGTTCTCACAACTCGTGAGGCAGGTACGGTACTCttctccccactttacagatgaggagactgaggcacagagacagtgCCTTGCCCAAGCTCGCAGGACTAGAAAGTACCAGAGCAGAGCTGAAGCCGGGTAGCCTGGCTCTAACCCCTATAGCTATTTTCAAAAACACTTAAGGCAACACCTGCCTTTTGGTAAATACTGGTAAATACTGGCGACTACTGATACGACGATCCCCATCTTGCCGAAGGGGAAATGAGGCTCCGACAAGGTCACGTGCTCCCCCGTGGTCTCCGGCCCCGTGGCTGCAGGTGTGCTCAGGTGTCCCCACCCCTCCGAGCTGCCGAACCTTCCAGCTGCTCTCCCACATCCGCGCCTCCCCTCAGGATCCGGCAGCCACAGCTCAGGGGCGGCCCCTTCTCCGACCCCCCTCTTGCAGCGTCACGCTGAGCCTGCGGGACGAGGCGGCTCACGTTCCTGTGACGCTCAGGGCTTCCTTCGCAGACAGAACTCTGGCCTGGATCGCGCCCTGGGGGTGCAAGAAGCTGATCTCGGCCCCCTTCCTGTTCTACCCCCGGCGATTTTTCGAGGTCAGTCGGAGCCGAGCGGCCTCATCCCGTCTGGTGGGAGCCAAAAGCTGCATTCCCGTGGGGAGCCAGGGGTGCgtcctggggaggggtggaggatgCGGGGCTGGGGCCAGAGCCTGCCAGAGAAAACATCTGTGCCACGGCTCTCAACCCCCTACTCCCCAGACGCGGATTTAATTAATCGGGGCTGCCCCTGGCattagtggtatttttttttttttagatgaaatttattgtcaaactggtttccatacgacccccagtgctcatcgcgACAGGcaccctcctccatgcccatcaccctcattggtgttttgttttttttttgtaattttttttaacgtttatttatttttgggacagagagagacagagaaggaacaggggaggggcagagagagagggagacacagaatccgaaacaggctccaggctctgagcggtcagcacagagcccgacgcggggctcgaactcacggaccgtgagatcatgacctgagccgaagtcggacgcttaaccgaccaagccacccaggcgcccctcattggtgttatttaaaaaaagaaaaagcccccCTAATGACTCCAaagtgcagccagggttgagccCACTGCTCGAGGGCACGCAGCCGGCACAGAGggtgaaactgaggcccagggctgAGACGATCCTTGTGGAAAGGTCACAGTGATCTGGTGACAAGCGGGGCACCCAGTCCTGCCCTTTCCCACCACCAGGCGCCCTACGGTTCCCGTCTTTGTGACCTCTGAGCGGAGGGCTTGCTGGGCGGGGCATCGGGCAGGCAGTGCGccgcctgtctgtctgtccgtctgggAGCCTGCAGGGCCCTCCTGTCCTTTTCCAGGTGCTGCTCCTGTGCCAGGAGGGAGGGCTGAAGCTGGCGCTCAacgggcagggcctgggggccaCCAGCGTGCGCCAGCAGGTCCTGGAGCAGCTGCGGGAGCTCCGGATCAGTGGCAGCGTCCAGCTCTACTGTGTCCACTGCTGAGGAGTGAGCCAGGGGCCCCGCCAGGGAGGAGAAGGACCAGCCCACGCCCGGCACCCCTCGATGCGGCTCCGCTCTCCTCCCTTCCATACACTGTGcgcctgtcccccccccccccccctcgcttTCGGAGGCCCCAGCCTGGGATTGGCAGCCCCTGCGTGTAC is from Neofelis nebulosa isolate mNeoNeb1 chromosome 10, mNeoNeb1.pri, whole genome shotgun sequence and encodes:
- the LGALS12 gene encoding galectin-12 isoform X2 — protein: MSPGEKPDPLPDTFILQPPVFHPVVPYVTTIFGGLRAGKMVTLQGVVPLDARRFQVDFQCGCSVHPRPDIAIHFNPRFHTTKPHVICNTLYLERWQAEARWPRLGLQRGASFLILFLFGNEEMKVSVNGQHFLQYRYRLPLSRVDTLGIFGDILVEAVGFLNINPFAEGSIEYPVGYPFLLKSPSLEVPCSRALPKGLWPGQVIVLRGLVLPEPKEQNSGLDRALGVQEADLGPLPVLPPAIFRGAAPVPGGRAEAGAQRAGPGGHQRAPAGPGAAAGAPDQWQRPALLCPLLRSEPGAPPGRRRTSPRPAPLDAAPLSSLPYTVRLSPPPPPRFRRPQPGIGSPCVYSHLIHKHSVPGPRCVQGRLKMTLQRDGRVPGHGTTALIPDICGAFLVCLFIPSDSVVASTSGAIFPCIFSLPACCRVDETFITLPTFFLQNPLLCHCFGILPPVIPPLTPATRGSVFHSYVWPVLEMPLSMESYSIRPVESGSFRCASSF
- the LGALS12 gene encoding galectin-12 isoform X5, with protein sequence MSPGEKPDPLPDTFILQPPVFHPVVPYVTTIFGGLRAGKMVTLQGVVPLDARRFQVDFQCGCSVHPRPDIAIHFNPRFHTTKPHVICNTLYLERWQAEARWPRLGLQRGASFLILFLFGNEEMKVSVNGQHFLQYRYRLPLSRVDTLGIFGDILVEAVGFLNINPFAEGSIEYPVGYPFLLKSPSLEVPCSRALPKGLWPGQVIVLRGLVLPEPKDVTLSLRDEAAHVPVTLRASFADRTLAWIAPWGCKKLISAPFLFYPRRFFEVLLLCQEGGLKLALNGQGLGATSVRQQVLEQLRELRISGSVQLYCVHC
- the LGALS12 gene encoding galectin-12 isoform X1, with product MRVKCAGNSGEGKGKLGRHSGQCWEKVSENLESQVGFHSVEGEHRKQARKGKMVTLQGVVPLDARRFQVDFQCGCSVHPRPDIAIHFNPRFHTTKPHVICNTLYLERWQAEARWPRLGLQRGASFLILFLFGNEEMKVSVNGQHFLQYRYRLPLSRVDTLGIFGDILVEAVGFLNINPFAEGSIEYPVGYPFLLKSPSLEVPCSRALPKGLWPGQVIVLRGLVLPEPKEQNSGLDRALGVQEADLGPLPVLPPAIFRGAAPVPGGRAEAGAQRAGPGGHQRAPAGPGAAAGAPDQWQRPALLCPLLRSEPGAPPGRRRTSPRPAPLDAAPLSSLPYTVRLSPPPPPRFRRPQPGIGSPCVYSHLIHKHSVPGPRCVQGRLKMTLQRDGRVPGHGTTALIPDICGAFLVCLFIPSDSVVASTSGAIFPCIFSLPACCRVDETFITLPTFFLQNPLLCHCFGILPPVIPPLTPATRGSVFHSYVWPVLEMPLSMESYSIRPVESGSFRCASSF
- the LGALS12 gene encoding galectin-12 isoform X4 — protein: MRVKCAGNSGEGKGKLGRHSGQCWEKVSENLESQVGFHSVEGEHRKQARKGKMVTLQGVVPLDARRFQVDFQCGCSVHPRPDIAIHFNPRFHTTKPHVICNTLYLERWQAEARWPRLGLQRGASFLILFLFGNEEMKVSVNGQHFLQYRYRLPLSRVDTLGIFGDILVEAVGFLNINPFAEGSIEYPVGYPFLLKSPSLEVPCSRALPKGLWPGQVIVLRGLVLPEPKDVTLSLRDEAAHVPVTLRASFADRTLAWIAPWGCKKLISAPFLFYPRRFFEVLLLCQEGGLKLALNGQGLGATSVRQQVLEQLRELRISGSVQLYCVHC
- the LGALS12 gene encoding galectin-12 isoform X3; the encoded protein is MVTLQGVVPLDARRFQVDFQCGCSVHPRPDIAIHFNPRFHTTKPHVICNTLYLERWQAEARWPRLGLQRGASFLILFLFGNEEMKVSVNGQHFLQYRYRLPLSRVDTLGIFGDILVEAVGFLNINPFAEGSIEYPVGYPFLLKSPSLEVPCSRALPKGLWPGQVIVLRGLVLPEPKEQNSGLDRALGVQEADLGPLPVLPPAIFRGAAPVPGGRAEAGAQRAGPGGHQRAPAGPGAAAGAPDQWQRPALLCPLLRSEPGAPPGRRRTSPRPAPLDAAPLSSLPYTVRLSPPPPPRFRRPQPGIGSPCVYSHLIHKHSVPGPRCVQGRLKMTLQRDGRVPGHGTTALIPDICGAFLVCLFIPSDSVVASTSGAIFPCIFSLPACCRVDETFITLPTFFLQNPLLCHCFGILPPVIPPLTPATRGSVFHSYVWPVLEMPLSMESYSIRPVESGSFRCASSF